A single region of the Coraliomargarita parva genome encodes:
- a CDS encoding helix-turn-helix domain-containing protein, with protein sequence MNSVERVATRTRELRQKHGLTQQELAEVADMSEKFIQQIEAQRKKEIWVSTVERIATAFGLELHEFFAPDIPENSKLVKKVVSSRVHK encoded by the coding sequence ATGAATTCCGTTGAACGTGTCGCCACCAGAACCCGCGAGCTGCGCCAAAAGCATGGCCTGACGCAGCAGGAACTGGCCGAGGTCGCGGACATGTCGGAGAAGTTCATCCAACAGATCGAGGCCCAGCGGAAGAAGGAGATCTGGGTCAGTACGGTGGAGCGCATCGCAACCGCCTTCGGCCTGGAACTGCATGAGTTCTTTGCCCCGGATATTCCGGAAAATTCAAAGCTGGTGAAGAAGGTGGTCAGCAGCCGGGTGCACAAATAA